The genomic window CTGGAGGCAGGGGTGGCTCTGAATGGCTGGTCACTGTGAGTGAActgccttcctcctttcctcctgagAACACCTCTGCTGGGTCTGACTCTGGGCTTGAGGGGCCAGCGCCTGCCCTCTAGTGGTCCAGAGTGTTCGTGGCTAAGGTGAGCCCTGCAGTCCTCAGTCCCCCTAGTGGATCAACTCCAGCTCATGGCACATCTTTGAGATTTGCCATGTTTGTCTGTCAGAGTCTTCAGTGGCCTCTGTAGAATATGAGAGGCAATGCCACTGGAAAAAGTAGGCTTGCAGAGCCTGGGATGAAGGACAAGGGCTGTGAGCAAATTTATCCAGAGACAAGACACAGCCTACAGAGTCAgagagcctgggttcaaatcctggctccacactcaccagctgtgtgtcctgggCGAGTGACCCCATCTCTCTGTCTCAGACTTTCCGCCTGTGAAATGGGGCAATAATGACTCAAGCTTCAAGGGTTATTTGGAGGATTAGTCAAATTAATCTCAAAGAATGCTtggagcagagcctggcacaaaaTTGGGGCTCAGTAATGAGTATGAAGTCTCCTTGGAACTCCTGTGGGGGGTGTGGGATCACCTTGGAAAGCAGAGTGGGTGTGGTATGGGGAGGTTGACAGAGGATGAGCGACAGCTCCTCTGATCTCCCTCCTGCGGGTCTGGCTGCCTGGCTCCTGCTCCAGCCCCAATCTGGCCCAGCTGGGTGATTTTAGGGAttttactcaacctctctgtgtctctgcagAGGGAGGCGattaataacagtacctacctcaaagGGCTGTGTGGAGGGTTAAGTAAGTGATTACAAGTAAAGTTGCAGTCACATGCAGGACTATGAGCCACAACTTCCCCTGAGCCTTCCTAAATTTCTGACTCACAGACACCATAGAATATCATGAAATGAGTgttgttgtttaagtcactcaatTTTGGGATGATATATTATACAGAAATAGTAATTAGAACACAAATAGGGAGGACTCCTGCACACTATTTTGTGACAGAGAGCAGGGGCGAGACTGAATGCATGCCATTGTCCATCACAAGTGAATGCAATTTGCTTCTGAACTCATCATCTGATGTGTATTGAAAAGAACACATTTTCCAGATCCATAGCTACATACCAAGCACCAGGGGCTGCAGTCAACTGTTCTAGTAAGTATACCACAACTGTGAGGGCACTTGGTTAAATTTCTGGTAATCCATACTCATCTGCCATAAGCCATCTGGTTTGGCAGATTGGAGACTTGAAATAGATGGAATAAGCATaatccattctttctttcctactgAATGAAACTAAAACCTGGGACACAGTGAATGAGGTAGCTCTCTGAGGATTCTGAAAAATAACTGATGGCAGGTGAATGGGGAAGGAAATCATAACCTAAAGAATGAATGATCCATAGGTGAGTTTCCTGGGTTTTTATCTCCTCTGTATCTTTCATCCTGGACTCAATGGCAGCATGAATCATGGAACTACACACAGGTATGAACACAAACAGCTTCAAAAGAAGTCCTCTCTTTCTGATCCAAAAGGTAGGAATGAGGGACCACCATGAGTAAAGACAGTGGAAGAAATCTCCTTTGAAAAACACAGCCCAGAGAATGTGGGTTGGAACTTGAATCTAATGGGTTATCCTGACTCTAACAGGGTCAATGCCATGACAAAACAAACACCCAGCCCCCTCAATGTTCTCCATAGGATTTATACAAGATCCAGATTCCCataacataatattaaaaatgtctaGCATACAGTCCAAAATTACTTGAAATACAATTAGGTAGGAAAGTCTGGCAAATTCTCgggtgaaaagacaacccataggtACTAACTCTGAGATGATCTAGATAATGAAAATAACAGATTGTGACTTGAAAGCAGCTAGTATCACCATGCTCCAAGAACTAAGTAGTAACATCTTTGAAATAAACCGAAACATAAAAGTCTCAGAAGAGAAATGGAACCTTAAAAAGGAACTACATGGAAATTTTGGaatgtaaaagcaaaaataaaatcagtggATAAGCACAACAGCACAATGGAAATGGAAGAGGAAGTGGTCAACTAACTTGAAGATAAATCAGTAGACATTATCTAATCTGAATAAGACGAAGataaaaaagctgaaagaaatgaaaatagccTCAGAGTTTGTGGGACTATGACAAAAGGTCTACATTCATATCATCAGAGTCCTGaaacaagaggaagaaaagagtggtgcagaaaataaatttgaagaaataatggtgacAACCTCCAAAGAAGTCTCACTTTCAGGATGGCAGCATGAGGGGTTCTGGGGgccaattcaccagtgaaacaaatgtaactggtgaaaattataaaaactccAGACTTTCAATTTCAGTTTTGACACGTAAAGAGCCTGGAAGCTGTCACTCCCATCCTCACAGCAAGAAAAGAGctcaacaaactgaaaatcaacaactctctCAGTTTTGTCAGAGAAGTGTGGTCCTAGGGCAAGCTGCCATCCTGAAATCTGGAGAGATAGATGAACACGTAGAATTACAGGCAAGATCAGCTTACCTGAAGGTGAGGCTGCTGAAGCCAGTAACAAAGAGGGACCCTTCAAAGGTCGTTATGACAAATTGCTGAAAACTGAATGTGGACTAGCTAGAGAATTAAAAACTCCTGGGGACCCAGTCTTAAGGTCTGTCTACCATTTTGTCAGAAATCCTTGGGGAAAGGCTATTCATACTGACTGGGGGAGCTCTGAGTCAGATCAGGTAAAGACAGCCTTGAGAATGGGGTCTTCCAGGGAACTATCAGGCAGGTCAAATAATGACCATTCTCTGGGAACGTGGCTTTGAATTTGTCCTGACCCCCTTCAGCCTCCCTCCAGTGGCTGCCAGGAGACTGATTTTCACCAAGATTGTGGGTGTTTGGTTTTCAAGTCTACTGTGGAGCTGCAGAGTGGGAGATGGGACTAAGCAAAGTTAAACACCACAAAGCTCACTGTTCTCACCAAGATTCAgcaatttttattgaataaacacCCCCTAGATTGCTGTAAGCTTTGGTTAATTTCAGAAGTTGTGAAAATGTTTgctctgacattttttttttttgccagttttctcattgcttttatggaggagagaatttccAAGGTCTTTAATATGCTATTGTCACTGATATCCTACTAGAGAGATTTTAAAAtctctctatttcatttcaaaatgaaaatattgtcaCTATTTAAGAGTCATAAATGTGTTCTGATAAACCTGGCCCCCTGCCAGACTCTTTTGTATCGAGGGGGGTCTTAGACTAGTTAGTTAGGAATTGAAATTGTTAGGGGAGGGAAAGACCCATCTGTGGGCTGTAGGAAGAAGTCCAGGGAACAGTGGGAAAATAGTATCCAGAGGTCGGCAGTGGCTGTGTGTCCAGGCAGGAATACAGTTTGGTGCCACAGTCACAGGGCAGCAGGACCAGTGCTGATGGTCCCAGGTGTGTGTGCCTGTCCTAAGCATTTTGCGTCTTGGAGCCTCAGCCATGGGGGTGTCTCAGTCCTGAAGTAATGCCTGCCCAGAAAGGACATGACAGTAACTAATGCCTGAATTCTCCCTAAGCCCAATCAGTGTTGACTGCTGGTTTCCAGTCTGCAAATTCCTTCTGTCCTTCAGGTCACTGCTGAGGTGACATTCACAATGATCATTCAGCTGCTTAGGGGATTTAAGTACTCATCCTCAGCTCAAAGATCTCGTGCTTCTGTGGGCCTGGATGATGCTTCCTCCCTTATATCCTCACCAGAAGACACAAGCTGGTTTCCTACGATAAGCCTTCCTGCAGTTCTGAACTATGGGACTGTCTCCCTACGATGCCATGTCGGTTTCTGGCAAGAGTAGGTGGAGAGTGATGGCTCTGGGCCTGATGACAGATGTTCGGCAGGGGTTGAGAATCACCAACCTGAATCTGCTCATTCTCACAAGGTCAGTGGGGTCTCCCAAAGAGAAACAGACATGGTTTTCTGTGAAGTCTTGGATGTTTCAGGCCTTGATTTGCCTTTTtgtcactgtgtgaccttgtgcaagtcatTCACACACACCAAGGCCTCAGGTCTCCTCATCTTTGGGGTGAACGGGTTGGCTTGGTCCTCTAAGGACCTTAAACAATGAcagtgtatttatttttccttcgaGGGGACAACCTTCCCTAGCCTGAGCAGCCCTGttcttctcctttcttgcctccAATTTTTCATGAATCTTATCTGCATTCAGTGTCAACTTCCTTACATCCCTACCTCTTCCCACTTACTTAAAATCAGacttcttcctccaaaaatatgAGTCTCATCCAGAACATcgattatctttttatttacaaTTCCAAAGACACCTCTCTATGCCTATCTTTCTCAAGACTTTAGTAATGAACACTTTGGACCCCTTTGTCCTTCCTCTTACACTTTCTTGTTGTTATCTTTCTCATCGTCTTGCTGGGAACAGAAAAGAGGTCAGTACAACTGGATGCTTGTAAGCAAAAGCAGAGCAGTAGATGACTTGTGTATCCATCAGCTTCCTGGACATCTTCCTCGGGGTCTCCCAGGCAATTCCACACAGAGTGGCCACAGCTAAAGGCATAACCTTCCTGCTGGAATCAATTCATCCTCCCATATTTCCAGTTACCTTCAGGCTCCCCAACCTGAGACGTGGATAGGAGCCTCACCTGCTCCCTCACCATTCCAGGTTCACCTCCTGAACACCTCTCAAATCTGCCATTTTCACTTCTTGTGTAGTAACCCATGTGTCCTCATCTCTGCCTAGAGTGTTACATCTGCCCTCAACCCCCTGTCCACCCTTCCTAAGGACAGCAGAAATCCACACTCATCTGGACATGTCCCTGACATGCTTAAGACCATTAAGATCTCCAATGTAAGGCCCAAACTCTGTTCTATGGCACAAACTGCCAAGGCCTGGGCTCTTTCCAACCTATGAAGCCTCAAGTTATGCTTAAGAATAACAAGGCTCCCTGTGCATGGGAAGAGCaattttatttggtgaggaatatGGAATATAACAAATGCCTAATGGGAAAGGATGGGGAGCAGTTCTCTCAGAGAGAATGCTGCCCTGGTGTTCAAACAGCAGCCATGTCATTGTCCAGAACATGGGACATCCTTTTGTGAGCCCTCAGAAGCTGGGCAGGGAGTGGATTGAACAGCAGGAAATGGTTCTGTTGGGAGAAGACCCCAATCAGATTGGAAACTCAAGGTCACTGGCTTTTCTCGGCATTGGCCCATCATCAAACCCACCCTCCAGATGCAGGGGAGGAGGCTAAGATCCTGGGGATAGAGATCTTGTCTCAGTCACAAGGGTAGTCCAGGCCTAGAGTAGAGGGCTTCTTGTGCATGTATTTGATTCAGTGTTTGTCTGTGTATCCATGAGTACTTGCACATCATGAGTCTGcaaatgtgtgcacatgtgtgtgagcATGCTGGTGTGAGAGTGTGCCTCTATATGTCTGCATAGATTTCTATAGGTCTGAGTGACCACGTGTTtaggcatgtgtgtatgtgtctgtgagTATCCATGACCATCTGTGTTTCTCTTTGTAGCTATGATGCAGTGCCACCtgtgtctctccatctctgtcagCATTTCTGTGGAGGTCTCTgtgcatctctgtctctctctatgtggctctttgtctctttctttggaTGTCACTGTCCCAAAGTCCCTGCTGCCCCCTACTGGGAGCCAGCTCCCAAATCCTGGGGAGTGGGGTACAACACTCACCAGGTCAGCAGAGGCCGGTCCCTTCCTGGAAGCCTAGGCATTCAAGGCAAAATCCTGCCCATAGATAATCAAgtctggaaaattaaaaaaccaccaccaccatagaCCAGAGTGATGATCTCAGTGTGAAGGAGTCCTGGGTTACCTCACATGCCCCTGAGGCCTGGGGCCAGGAAATGGGGACTCTGGCGATTAGTCCAAGCCCACGCAGGGGGGCCTCGCCTCCTCCACCAACCAGCCCAGCTGTTCTCAGTGTCAGGGATGATGGGGGAGGCAGGGTCTATACCTCAACACATATGGATAAATCAAGGCACAAAATAACTCAAACTGGGGAGAGTTGAGGCTGGAGGGAGCTAGCATCCTATGGTGCGCAGGGACAGATCTCCTCAGGGGAAATCATTGCTCCTGCAGAGGGGGAGCTGGGGCTTACCCACAGTGGCCTCGACCAGGGTGAGTTCCATGCTGCTGAGAGCCCCTGTGAGCCTAAGGCACAGCTGACCCGGGAAGAGAGGGGAGTTAGGCAAAGTGGCACTGTAGGTGGATCCTGGAAGCAGCAGCATCCCAAGGATGGATTATCTGGGGAGATTTTCTatcatttctctgtgtctgagAGTGTTTGATCCTCAGCAATCCCACATCCACACTGGGCAGAGGAGAGACTGAAGGCTTGTGTGTGAAGTGCCATCACACAAGGAGCCATTGTTCACTCTGTGACGTGACATCTGTTTCTAAACAGGGTGGACTGCTCTGGGAGGGGTGAGTTTCTGGTTATAGGAGGCACCCAAGTATGGGCTGGAAGAGTGCTCGTCTGTGCCATAGGGGGCTGCGCTGGGAGCTTCTCAGGGCAGGGGCCAGTCCTGTTGACTTGTAGTTGgaccagcacagggcctggtccAGAGCAGGCACAAACCAATGTATTTTGAAAGATGGGAAGAAGAAACACGCACAGATGGGTGAATAGAGAGATAGACTGGTGGAAGGAATTTACTTATCAAGCTGAGGGACTCAAAAAGCTCACCCCAGGGCCCTCTTTCAGCCTGATAAGCTCTAAGAGCCAAGGATCAGGAGCCCCCACTTCTACCCACTTACCTTGTCCTGCACCAGCCCAGGAAGGATCTTGCCGAGTCTTTCGGAGAGGCAACGAAAGGGGACGGGGACCCATCTGAAAGGGAAAAGCCATGGGGTGGTGCAGAGGCGTGGGGTTGGTATGGAGAAGCCTTCAGAAGGGCCACTGTGCCCATGGCAGTCTCAGCACCAAGAAACTGAGAATGGGCCTTGTCCATCCACACCCACATGCCAGCAAACACCAAGGGGCCTATCCAAAGGGAGTGACACCCTACACAGCAGTGTGCACAGTAGGTGTGTGTAGAATAAACACATTGTTCCAGTACACAGTAGGTGTGCAATGAGACTTTGTAGAATCTATAGATGGTTGAACAGTGAATAGTATGCAGTTGTCATGAGGATTCAACGAGATGATACATGTGAAGCACAGTATATGTGTCCAGTAAATGTGAGCCATGATGAGAACGACTCCTCCATATTATGCCAGACTCAGTGTCCCTTGTGACAATTACTGAAATCCGTAACCCAGTTAAGCTCCAGAGCTATTTTACCCCTTACTGGGACAAAGCACATTCAAACCGATTATCTTAGTGCATTCTGTCAGCAACCCCGATGTAGCTCCATATTACTGTTatctgaggaagctgagactcaaGTTGGGAAGCAGTGTCCAAGTTCACACAGGAAGCCCTCCACCTCTCTCCATGCCCCTCTGGTAGCTGGAACTTGAACTCAGATTTCTTGTTGCCTAAACCAGCATAAAATTAGTCAATCCAGCCTCAGAAGGGATAAGTGACTATTTACCCATCCACTTACCTGCTCATCTATCCCTctatcctcccatccatccatcttccctccctcctatCCATCTTCCCACTCTTCCATCCTCTCACTCATCCATTTTCCCATTGTTCCATCTTCtcagccatccatccatcatcccaTCCTATTGTCTCTGGGCAGCAGAAGCCACCTCTCTGGCCTCACCTTTCAAGCAAGATGATGTGAAGGCTGCCAGGGGAGTGAGTACAGCTGCCAAGGACCACGTAGAAGTTGTACTCATCATCTTTCAAAGGTAAGAGTTGTGCGCTGACATTTAGCTTTGCAACCAGCTTTAACAGACTTCCGACCAGGGGCCTGCAGAGGAGACAGTCTGCTACCACGTTCCAAGGCAGAGGAGGCTTTTTCTTCTTGCTAAGAATGCCACCCTCACCTCACTCCACATAGCCCACATCTGTACTCCTCTCATTTCTCAGTAGGGGAAGccaaggctcaaagaggttaagtgagttTCCCAAGTGACCCAAGGTCACTCAGTATAGGAGCAAAAGAGCTGAAGTTGGAGGCTCATGTCTGCTAAACTTCAACGCCCCCTTTTTGGTTCCCCATGGTCATCAGAGTCTCCTTTGGTGAATCATCTTCTGATCCTGTCTTGGAGCCACTCACACATTCACATTGAGGGTCATGCCCAGAGGAATGATGACATAGAGACCACGGGCATCACGGCTCTTCACAAGGCCAAGATCCAGCATCTGGGGATTAGTGACCTTCACACTGCCCAGGGAGCAACATTGGAGGAAGAAACATTAGGTCCTCCAGCCCCAAAGCTAGAAACACATTTAACCAAACTTTACCCACCCCAGAGGTGGAGCTACCCAGAAGGGGTGTCTTGCAGCAAAAGCCAGATGGGTTTTGAGTCATACATCAGTCTTTCCCAACCTATGCACTGAGTCAGATCCCGACACACACATGGCCCTCTCCTCATCTCAAGTCCACGAGCTATTCCAGGATAGAGACTGTGTTTGGGTTATATTTGTATCCTGTATGCCAACTTAGAGACTTACAAAGAAAGGATCTACTCCACGTTGGTTGACTTTGTGGATTGATGAACAGGTGGGTAGATGGATACGTGGGTGGGTGCATGGAAAAGTAAGTGGTTAGATGTAATGaatgatgggtgaatggatggacagatgggtaagtggatgagtggatgataTACGGGCAACTGGAGTAGGTCTTTCATAAACATTTACCGTTAGGAGTCACTCATCCTGCCATGACCTTCAATGGCAGGTCAATCAGCCATGTTTCTCATGGAGATTGAGgaacaggaagtcagagagaatggagagaggaTGGAAGTAAGCCTCTTCTCTGGGCCGGCCACTGTGCCATGAGATTTACATTCTCTCCAGTCCCCCCAACAGTTTCTTTCTGTGGGCACCATAAtctttttacagatggagaaaccaagCACAGAGAGACTGAGTGCCTTGTCCCAGGTCACCCAGCAAGTACATGGTGAATTTAGAAATCAAACTCAAGGCTATCTGTCTCTCTTCAAGTCAGGAGCAAGCACCTGAGTGGGAAGGAATCTTGGAAATGGCTTTGATCCAGCCCTCTGAAGGACTCAGACTTCTCCAGCTCCCTGGCATCAAGCTTTCCATTATTGCTCCTTGCTTGGAGACCTCTCAGGTGTCTCGTGGGAAACACTGCGTTAGATTATTGCATGGACATCACATTGACGATATAATTGAGGAGAGAAGCTTACACTTTCTTGCTTATATCAAAGGCCACGTATGTTCTAAGGGATTCCACAGACGAGGAGCACAATATTATCATGTGTGATGGAAAAAGCCTTGACCTGGACTTGAGTAAATTGGAGTCAGGTCCCTTACTCCACATCAGTCAAGTTGTGTGAGCACAGgctcctttctgtgcctcagtttttccacctGTAAACTGGGGTTTATCAAATGAACCTCaaagggctgttgggaggattatAGATGATACTGGGGACTCAGGACATGCTTCAGGACTGGGGGCAATTACTGGTTCAAGAGGGTGTTATTCCCTACCAGACTGTGAGAAGGGTCTCAGACTGAGTCCTGGGCTCATGTTCAGACCACCCCCGCCCTCCTTCAGGGCCACTGGGTGGGCTGTCAGATCTCCACTGGGGGTTTTCTGCTGGGGACAAGGCCCTATTTCAGTGCTACTCACTCAATGATGTTCAGGAAAGGCATTGCTGAAACCATTTTCCCAAGCAGGCCCCTAAACAGGCTTCTGGAAGTGACTCCTTCAGCCTTCAGAGCATCCGAGAGTGGAAGATTTTCGAGACTGCCCAACAGACCCTCAGAGAGCAAGCCATGGCTGAGAGCTGGAAAGAGGTATAGGGATCCTCGGGGGTCAGATCGGACAATTCCACATCCTTAGCCCCACTCCCCCATTCatccctgcccccctccctccactggacagctgaacacacacacagctgaaacaggaagtcacagacTCTCACTTACCACTGCTCAAGCTTCCGGGAACATCTGGGATACTCACTTCCACGTCCGGAATCATAGACGAGGGCAGAGTTGGGTCCAGGGGCGAGGGCATGGCTTCCAGCAGGGCTGTGGTCTGGGCCAGGAGCCCACAGAAGACAATGAGGGCCCCAATTCGAAAcatcttctctctttctatctgAGAACAGAGCAAGCAGTCCAGCATGACACAGATACCAGAGAGGAATTGATCCACCTGCGCCCTCCCCCAGAACACCAGGGAGAGAAGATCCATAGCTAACACTGCTCCCAATTTCCTCCGCGCCAGGCCTCAGGGTGAGCACTGCACACTCAGTAACCGATGTCATCCCAACCACACCCTAAGACGTGGGCACTCATCACTCGCATTGCACAGGTGAAGAAATGGGGGCCTAGTGAGCTTAGATAACCTCCCCCAAGGTCACAGGTACACAATGGAGATGGGATTTAAAGCCAGATCTGTTTGACCCAGAAGCGTCTGTTTAAATTAAGTGACCATCAGATTGACTCTCCAATTGAGCTTGCTCACAGTGGTTTGAATTAGACAAAGTCAatgaaaagttaaacacagaTGTGGCTGAGGAACTGAACTGCTTTGCCACTATCCCCATTACGTCCTTCGGTCTGGGTCCAGCCCTCAATGGTTTGTGGAAGTCCTTGCAAGTCACAGAATGTCAGAGTTCACACCTCATAGCCACCATCTCATCCAGACCAGCGCTCGGGAAATCCTGTGGCCGTCCAAAGTCCTCATTGCACCAGGAAAACCAGGGAATCAGAGAGGGGtaatgactttcccaaggtcacacagcaaattaaTAGAAGAGTTGTGGTCAGAGGTAGGTCTCTGaaccctcccctcagccccttccacacacacacactccacacacacattATCTTTCTtacactttctcttttctcttctc from Equus asinus isolate D_3611 breed Donkey chromosome 15, EquAss-T2T_v2, whole genome shotgun sequence includes these protein-coding regions:
- the LOC106833767 gene encoding BPI fold-containing family A member 1-like; translation: MFRIGALIVFCGLLAQTTALLEAMPSPLDPTLPSSMIPDVEVSIPDVPGSLSSALSHGLLSEGLLGSLENLPLSDALKAEGVTSRSLFRGLLGKMVSAMPFLNIIDVKVTNPQMLDLGLVKSRDARGLYVIIPLGMTLNVNVPLVGSLLKLVAKLNVSAQLLPLKDDEYNFYVVLGSCTHSPGSLHIILLERWVPVPFRCLSERLGKILPGLVQDKQDDEKDNNKKV